The Gemmatimonadaceae bacterium nucleotide sequence TGCTCAATCCAGTCTGGCGAAGCGTTCGCGTCGGTGGACACGGCCCGTGCGGTCAGGTGGACGGAAGGGATACGTCACGGGGCCAATGCACGGCCCCTGAATGGGTCACGGCGCCCAGATGCGCGGCCCGCACGGTGAGGGCGTACTTCTCCAACACCCCGCCGTGCGCGCTGGCCGGCCGCGCGGCGAGCGACGTCAGGCGCGACAACAGCCCGGCGTCACCGAGTACCACGTGAATGCGTCGTGCGTCCGGTCGCGCATCAATCTCGATGATGTCGCCGTCGCGCAGTGCGGCAATCGGTCCGCCATCGGCTGCTTCCGGACCGGCGTGGCCGATGCACAGTCCGCGCGTGGCGCCACTGAAGCGGCCATCGGTCAGCAGCGCCACACTCGCGCCCATTCCCTGTCCGTAAATGAGCGCAGTAATGCCAAGCATCTCGCGCATACCGGGCCCGCCCCGCGGCCCTTCATTGCGAATCACCAGCACGTCACCAGCCTCGTAGTGGCGTTGGCGCACGGCCTCCAGCGCGTGTTCCTCCGATTCGAACACGCGGGCGGGTCCGCGATGCACCAGCGTGGCCAGCCCTGCGGTCTTGAGCAGTGCACCGTCGGGGCAGAGGTTGCCCTTGAGGACCGTCACGCCACCATCAATTGATCGCGCATTGGCAACGGTGCGCACCACCTCGCCATCGGGCGTGGCGGCCACGGCCAGTTCCTGCGCCAGCGTACGGCCGGTGAACGTCATGGCGTCGCCGTGCAATGCACCGGCGTCAAGCAATGCCCGCATCACCACACCCGCACCGCCCACATGGTAGAGATCCCGCGCGAGGAACCGGCCGCCAGGCTGCAAGTCGGCAATGAGCGGCGTGCGCGCGAATACTTCGGCCACGTCGTTTAGGTGGAATCGAATCCCCGCCTCGTGGGCGATGGCCGGGATGTGCAAAGCGGCATTGGTGGACCCGCCGGTCGCCGACACCACCGCGCAGGCATTCTCCAGCGCATCGCGCGTGACAATGTCGCGTGGCAACGGTGCGTCATGCATCACGGCGCGCATGAGCGCGGCGGCCGCACGGCGCATGAGCGGCGCGCGCTCACTGTACACGGCCGGCACCATGCTGGAACCGATGGGCGCCAGGCCGAGGGCTTCCGACACCATGCCCATGGTGTTGGCGGTGAACTGACCGGCGCAGGCGCCGGCCGTGGGGAGACAGGCGTGGGTGATCTCGGACAGCTCATCGGCGGTCGCTTCGTTCGCCAATACCTTGCCGATCATCTCATACGTTTCGCCGATGTTCGTGTCGCGCCCGCGAAAGTGACCCGGTAGCGCCGATCCACCATGCACGAACACGCCGGGCACGTTGCAGCGCACGATGCCCATCATGAGCCCCGGCAGATTCTTGTCGCAGGCACCAATGGCGTAGATGCCGTCCCATTGATGGCCGCGGGTTGATGCTTCAACGCTGTCGGCAATCAGTTCACGCGACACCAGCGAAAACCGCATGCCGGAATGGGCGATGGACAAGCCGTCGGACACGGACACCACCGGACATTCGTGCGGCATGCCACCCGCCGCGTAGATGCCGGTTTTGGCGTGCTGAGCCTGATCGCGGAGATTCAGGTTGCACGGGCTCATTTCGCCGCCGGTGTGGAACACGCCGACGTGCGGACGCGCGATCTCGTCGTCGTCCTGTCCCAACGCCTGCAAAAAGCTGCGCGTGGGTGCACGCAACAACCCTTCGTGCAGCGTTGCCGATCGGAATCGGCGCGTCACAATGCCCTCGGCTCGACGTCGAACATGTGAATCACGCGAGACACGTCGGCATCGGCGCCGACCGCCGCGTGCACACCCGCGTCGCGGTAGAGCTCCGCCGCGCGCGTGCTCATGGGCACCGAGGTGCCGACGTCGGAGGCCAGCCGTACCACCTGATTGATATCCTTGGCGAACGTCGCCAACGCGCCGATGCGTGGCGTATCGATGCCATTCGCCATGCGCGTGCCGAATATCTGGAGCGGGAGCGAGTCGGCGAATCCACCCGCCAGCGCCTCGGGCATGCGCGTGGCGTCAATGCCCGCCGCGCGCGCGAACGCCAGCATTTCGGCAATCACCATGAGGTTGCACGCCACGATCATCTGGTTGCAGCTCTTGGCCAACTGTCCGGCACCATGACCGCCCATGTGCGTGACCCGCTGCGATAGTGCATCGAACACCGGCGAGGCGCGCGCGATATCCGACGCGTCTCCACCGGCGAACACGATCAACCGCCCGGCGCGCGCGGGAGTCCGCCGGAAACCGGCGCATCGATCCAACGGGCCGACGTCTCCGTCGACAGTCGCACGGCCATCTGCACCGTCGCATCAGGCGCGATACTGGACAAGTCCACCACCAGCTGCCCGCTGCGCAGTACCCGCTGATGCCTTGCGTGCCGAACACCCACGTCGTCCACGGCACCGGTGTTCGTGAGGCACAGACACACAATGTCTGATTGTTCGGCGAGTGCGCGCGCCGACGTGGCCAGCGTGGCGCCCAAGGCCACCACTGGTGCGGCCTTGTGGGTGGTGCGGTTCCACACCGTGACGGGCAGCCCGCACTCAAGCAGCCGCTCGACCATTGGCGTGCCGATGAGCCCCGTGCCGAT carries:
- a CDS encoding dihydroxy-acid dehydratase, whose amino-acid sequence is MTRRFRSATLHEGLLRAPTRSFLQALGQDDDEIARPHVGVFHTGGEMSPCNLNLRDQAQHAKTGIYAAGGMPHECPVVSVSDGLSIAHSGMRFSLVSRELIADSVEASTRGHQWDGIYAIGACDKNLPGLMMGIVRCNVPGVFVHGGSALPGHFRGRDTNIGETYEMIGKVLANEATADELSEITHACLPTAGACAGQFTANTMGMVSEALGLAPIGSSMVPAVYSERAPLMRRAAAALMRAVMHDAPLPRDIVTRDALENACAVVSATGGSTNAALHIPAIAHEAGIRFHLNDVAEVFARTPLIADLQPGGRFLARDLYHVGGAGVVMRALLDAGALHGDAMTFTGRTLAQELAVAATPDGEVVRTVANARSIDGGVTVLKGNLCPDGALLKTAGLATLVHRGPARVFESEEHALEAVRQRHYEAGDVLVIRNEGPRGGPGMREMLGITALIYGQGMGASVALLTDGRFSGATRGLCIGHAGPEAADGGPIAALRDGDIIEIDARPDARRIHVVLGDAGLLSRLTSLAARPASAHGGVLEKYALTVRAAHLGAVTHSGAVHWPRDVSLPST